From Alkalibaculum bacchi, a single genomic window includes:
- a CDS encoding glycosyltransferase family 2 protein, with product MKEQFDISVIMPIYNTQSYIKEALESILNQSKKNIELIVINDGSTDKSGDITKEYANKCSNILYLEQVNKGQGAARNVGLKNARGRYVYFMDSDDILEKGALQVLYDQCQGHDLDMIMFDGESFYDEDYISENKQSFKYTRNKVYEGVYNGAVLLDELIDNRDYYVSPCLYMFKKEIVMQKGLYFPEGIIHEDELFTFQLYLYANKVKHISEVFFKRRIRGNSTMTSKNYAKSFQGYSQCLLELIDKQEIYKKDYRGNLRLIEAIIKKELRKLYNAILRTFYGMNPSERAKYKKRFKKVKSKAREQAYFGKRYGFFESNFYYLYHKLLNLKKKV from the coding sequence ATGAAAGAACAATTTGATATCTCTGTTATCATGCCCATTTATAATACACAATCGTATATAAAAGAGGCTCTAGAGTCTATTCTAAATCAATCTAAGAAGAATATTGAGCTTATTGTCATCAACGATGGCTCTACGGATAAAAGTGGTGACATTACAAAAGAATATGCAAATAAGTGCAGCAATATTCTATACCTAGAGCAGGTCAATAAAGGTCAAGGTGCTGCTAGAAATGTGGGCTTGAAAAATGCTAGGGGAAGATATGTTTACTTTATGGATAGTGATGATATTTTAGAAAAAGGTGCTCTGCAAGTCCTCTACGACCAATGTCAAGGACATGATTTAGATATGATCATGTTTGATGGAGAAAGCTTTTATGATGAGGATTATATAAGTGAGAATAAACAATCCTTTAAATACACTAGAAATAAAGTGTATGAGGGAGTTTATAATGGCGCTGTGCTCCTTGACGAGCTTATTGATAATAGAGATTATTATGTTTCACCCTGCCTATATATGTTTAAAAAGGAAATTGTAATGCAGAAGGGTTTGTACTTTCCTGAGGGAATCATTCATGAGGATGAGCTGTTTACCTTTCAGCTGTACTTGTATGCCAATAAAGTAAAGCATATTTCTGAGGTCTTCTTTAAAAGGAGAATTAGAGGAAATTCGACGATGACCTCTAAAAATTATGCAAAGAGCTTTCAAGGGTATAGTCAGTGCCTTTTAGAGTTAATAGACAAACAAGAGATTTATAAAAAAGATTATAGGGGCAACTTGCGTTTAATTGAGGCTATAATAAAAAAAGAGCTTAGAAAGCTCTACAATGCAATTCTTAGGACTTTTTATGGTATGAATCCTAGTGAAAGGGCAAAATACAAAAAACGTTTTAAGAAAGTGAAGAGTAAGGCTAGGGAGCAAGCTTACTTTGGGAAAAGATATGGTTTTTTTGAAAGCAATTTTTATTATTTGTACCATAAGCTTCTGAATTTGAAGAAAAAAGTATAA